The sequence CAGCGCGAGATGGTGCGGGATCCCGCCGTCATCAACGCCTACCTCACACAACGTAAAAAGATCGAGGACGAAGCCATTGCAACTGAAGATTTGCTACCTACCGGTGACGCGGCGATCGACATGGCCCGTATGAAGCGACTGCAGGAGGAGCTCGCGCAGCGCAAGAAGAACCAGGAGCGACGTATTCAGCGCAAGAAtgccaaagctgctgccgaagGTCTGGCAATTCCAGGTGGTTACAAAagcttgctcaacaagaCTGATACCAAGCGACGCTGTGGTCGATGTGGAGAGGTTGGTCACATGTCAACGAATACGTCTTGCCCCATGTTCCCCAAGGATGGTGGTAAGAATGGGGCAGGTGGGGCTGCTGGCAGCGGTGGACCAGGTACGCCAGGTACGCCGGCGAGTGGAGCCAGGCCAGGAATGCCGCATCTCGCCAGCGGCGGAGGCTTCTTTGGTCCTGGTATGGGTATGGGCATTGGAATCGCGAGTGCCGGGCCTATGACGCCCATGACACCGGCAGCACAAACGCCAGTCGACTCTCCAATTCCGTCGCAGAGTCCCGCGCCTGGGAGCGGTGCTCCGACACCAGGGCTCAAGTTGAAGCTCAAAAAGAAGGCGTGAGGCAAAAATGCGCTCACAAGAAAGCGCAAACGACGACTTGATCCTGTCGCTTTCCTTATCAATTCCAGCACTCAGGGGCAACGAATATGTATTTGTATCTCTATTCGCATCCATGTTTAGCGTTGTGACTTGTCGTTGCTGCAACGCCGTGTTCTATCAGTTTGCGCGAGGttgtattcacgattcgtgattcacgattaagTTAGCAGAAGGGTCGTTCAGGGTTTATTGAGAAATTTCGGGATCCGGAAATCgagcagtcgtgagtggaggACAAAGTTTCTGGAACTGAGCTGTTTCTTGGACTCTTCCACGTCTGTTCTGATTGCGCTATCACACCACAAGTTCTCAAGGCCAGCCTCATGCTGATACCACACGTACCAACATGAAAGATGACGCCAATTTTGTCAAGAGAAGCAAACCGAGAGGTTCAGCTTCGATTACCACCGCCACCTACGACGATGAATCAGATGCGGTGGCTGGAGCATCAAATGGTTCCACTAGGCGGTTGGCGGTAAATGGAAACGCTCAAGCGACCAGTGTGACGATAGGAGCTGCCCCTACGACTCCGCATCGCTCTTTGACAGGGATTGATGCACATGAAGATGACAAAGAGGAAAGCACAGATGCTTCGAGCGTTGTCTTTCGGGCGCGAACAAAGGGTGCAAAAGGGACATCGTTCTCttcttcagcagcagcaagctcaagcagatATGCCACAGAAAGAATGTCAGGATCAATATCTAAACAGCAATCAAGAGGAATTTCGATgtacgacgatgatgctgccgaCAGCGATGACACTTTTGAAATCCGACGCTCAAAGCTCAGCATGGCTGGCAAGCAGGCCAGGAGAGCTGAGGGCTCATCGCTCTCGACAGCATCATCAGATACACCAAAACGATCGACTCCTCTACGTCCTACCTCATTTCAAGCACAACtcgcagacgcagcagaGTCACCATCTGGCACCCCATCATCCAATCTGTATACATCCAACTACCTCGAGGAGCTACGTTCATCCACGCCCACAACACGCCCTCGAACTGTCAGTCCTGCTACCACCCAGTCAACCGGCCCAGGCACGCGCATCGACGTTCCCATGGTCGCGCAAACCTCTCGTATAGCTCTCAAAGACCATGCagacgatgcgcttgcAAGGGCCAAATTCGCCGCAGACTTTGCTCATAATGCTATTCCCAGCGAGCGCGTCATCCGCGCAGCCAAGGAGAAACGACCAAAGCTTCGTGCTGCCGCCTTGACCACCAAGTCTGATGACTTTATACCACTCGAACCTTTCTCCAAGTCATCCTCTGCACTGAAGATGTACAACGGCATGGAGGTCGACAACGGCCCACATCCACATTCACGTCTGCAGCGGGAGGAAGACGAACTAGGCGACGGCGAAGACGAGTTTGCCGAATTCACCGGTGCAACCGAACGCATTCCCATCGGCGAAAAGGCAACAAGGGAGTGGGAGGAGCGTCAAAGACGGGAGATGGAAGCTGCTGTGCAGGGCGATATCGACGAAGATCTGGGCGGgctggaagagatggaTGAAGATGAGCAAGAGTGGGAACGGGCGCAGTTGCGACGTACGCAGACATCACATCCTCAGTCTCGAGAGGCCTCTCCCTTCCGACCGGCACCGATACCAGCATCGATACCGTTGCCATCGGTCGGCACTTGTTCTACGCGGCTGGAACTCACTCTGCGTGCATTGGAACAGAGTATTGCCGCATCTACAAGTGTGATCGACTCGGCAGCGAACGAGTTGGAGACAATCGAGGCGACGGAGAAGGAAAACAAGCTGGATGTGGCGGTGGTAGAAGATAAGGCGAGCTGGTTCAATGAGCTCGATGAGTTTGTGGCCAGCTTGGCCCGGTTCATGGAGGAAAAAGTGGCGAAATTGGAAGAAGTTGAGGTGCAGGCGTTGGAGTTGCTGAGGAGGCGGAACAGGATATTGAGCAGCATTCGGGCAAATTGGCTCGATAACAAGCTGAAAATTTGCCTCGACATTGTTCCCACTAAAAGCGCTGTAGTGGATCCTAGGGAGAACCAAGCGGATCCAAGCATGGACACAACCGATGATGCTCCTGTCGAAACGCAGACGCTCAGTGTTTCGCAACTGGACCATCTCTCGCCGGCCGACGAGCTATCCTTCACCCTGGCCCAACGGGAGATTGTCTCCAATCTCTCATCGATCTTTGCAGACGTTCAAGCACCTGAATACCTCGATCCTGCCTGTCGCGCTGCCGacaccaccagcaccatGATTCCCACGCTTCCATTCGTCTCCAACCGCAACATTACTGCGGATTTGCACCCACGAAGCATCGTTTCGCGCTTTCAAGAATGGCGACGACTATACCCGGAAGAATACGCACAGGTATGGGGTGGactctcgctcgctcagATATGGGAGTTTtacgctcgactcgaactCGTTCCTTGGTCCGCGCTACAACGGGCGTCAGAGCCAAAGCAGAGTGCGTGGCGAGAAGGTGCGGCTACGATTGCTCATTTCGGGTGGTTCACTGGTGCTTCTGATTACACCGATCGCGCACGAGTCACTACAGGAGAGCTTGCAGCGGGGGATGATGAAGTTCTGTCATCGCTGATATCCAACGTTCTGGTGAAGCATTTGATCGAGCTGAGTCGAGGTGCATTCTCGCCGTGGTCAGCGGAGCAGACTGGGCAAGCTGTGGAAGCGGTGGATCTGGTGCAGACGGTGTTGGGCGCGGAAAATGcgacgagtgtgagtctgGTAGAGGCGTTCTTGTCGGTGTTCAGAGTTGAAATCGAACACTTGAGCGAGGTTATGCAGCTTCCTTCCACAGCGACGGCCGCCACCAGTGATTCGGACAGGATCGAAGCGGCAAAGGAGATAGCACAGCAAGTGGTTGATTGCTTGCTGAACAACCTGTCCAGCTGGTCTCGCGTTGCCAGTCTCTCCGCTGCAGATGGCCAAGCGACCACAGCGTTGGCCAAGCTTTACCAAGGACTGGTGGAGATGTTGCTGTGCGACGTGGTTACAGTCTTGTTCGACCGCCTGTCTCGAAGCTCGGTTCGAGGagtggaagaggtggagcgagAGATGTGGAGACAGGTGCGCGAGACCGTTCCTCGTCACGTCGTGGCTCGTTCGCAGCGTCTTAGTGCGCTGCTCTCACGATGAGGCTGGTCCGATAGATGGCCGacaagaatcacgaatgctgctTCAGATAATGGGATTGATTTCATCTGGACTTTGAATAACCTTTGTACAGAAGAATGTatgacattcgtgattaccACTCGGCACGCCTGTCTCGTCACAGCTCACGCCTGTTGCTTATCGCTACACACTGACGACGATTTAGACAAATTTCCATGTGGCCTTAtctgccaccaccatctgCTTTGCCTGTTCGCTACCCACTACCTTTTCCAGCGCCATCAAGTCGTACTTGCTATACACAACGTACGTCGACACTTGATTCGGATCGATTTCTTGTTCGTCGTCATGCGCATCTCCTCTGCCCTTGGCCAAATCGGCTTTTGTGACGAACGGGAATTCCAAGACTTCGGAAAAGAATCTGGCGTTCTGGGGCAGTTGGTAGAAGACGACGGTCTGGACGCCTCGCAACTTGAATCTGCGGTAGAAATGCGCTCGCTCCGTCAAGAGTAGGAAGCGCTTTTTGGCGCTGAAGAAGCTTTCTCTTGCGCGACGGATGTCCTTGGGACTCGAGTACTCGGAGATGCTTGTGTACGAAAGGTTGGCAGTTTGGCCCGGTTTGCGTTTCTCGTTGTGCTCGCGCAGGAACGCGTCGAGACGGACAAAGTCAAAGTAGCTGGGTACGACGATGAGCGTGTGACTGCTGGCAATCGCGGATTTGCTCAATTGTTGGAGCGTTTTGTTGGTAAAGTGGGCAAAACGCAGGTCGGGTTCGGCGTGAGGATTGGCAGCTTCAAATCGGCTGAACATGTGTCGAACGCCAGAAACAACTCGACTCATCTCTGCTTGAGTCTCGCTGGTAGATGCGATGGTCCGGATCTTACCGGCAATATTGTTCAGCTTATGATTGTAGACCGATCGCAGCGACGGGAAGTCGTACGCTGAAAGCAGCACTGTCTGCCTAAACATTGCCGCTCGATTATCAAGGTAGAATTGCTTCACCCTCGAGAAATCTGTATCCCTGCTCTGTCGAGGAATCTGGTTCAGCCTCTCCATGACAAATTCCAGATGCTCCCAATTCTGCATGCTGATCACATCGGTTTGATCAACAAtcagcatctcgatgcTGGACAGGAAATCGCTATCGCCTTTGTCCTTTTCGATGCCCAACCTCAATCCGAGCGGAGAAGCGACGATCACATCGGAATCGTAAAATCCAGAAAAGAGTTTGAGACTTTTGCGGGTGACTTTGAGCCCGAGCTTGAACGAGTCATCGATGTTGCCTGCAAAATTGGCGATGTGGTCTTGCGGGTATTTGGCCGCGACGGCAggatcggcgagcttgtcgaccgCTCCTTCTGGGAGGTCGTATTCTTTCGAGAAACGAGATTTGTTGTCGACCTGAGAGCACAGGCTGAATTTGGTCAGCAGGTCGACCCATTCGAGCGCTGAGTTACGGAAGGGAAGCAGAATGAGCACTTTGGGTCGGGTGAAACCCTGATCGCGAAGATCCAAATCGTCGCTAtcggtggaagcgctgttggcagcagcgagcttggcgagttTCTCGTTGTTCTTGAGCACGCGACGACGCGTCTTTGCAATATGCGACATGGCATGCATGGCAAGCACCTGTCGGTACTGCGGTCGATCGTTGAGTGCGACGTTGGCATCGCAGAAATCGGCGTAGCTTGCCAGCGTAGTCGCGAGCGCTTTGTGGAGCGGTGTTGGCGCCGTGTACTTTTTGGCAGTGAATGCATTGAAAGCTTCGAGCACTTTGACTTGGGGCTGACCGCGGTACTGCCGCGCATCAAAGTCCGGAATCGAAGGTGTCGAAGTAGCGATCTGCGTTGCGAGTGCTGGAAGAGTAGACCGAGAAGTGGACCACGTAAGCGATGTGACGGATTCGGGAAGCTTGGAGACGATTTGCGCGTGAGGGCCATCCGAACCAAAGTGGGCGTCGAACGCTGTGGactgcttctgcttttgctgcttgctcgatgAGAAAGAGGAGGCTGTAGCggcatcctcctcgtcctcgtccgagTCTTCGCCTACCAGCTCAGCACCATCCTGTGCGTTTGCTGGAGATGAAGTAGAGCCATCTGATACCATAGCGACCTTGCTGCGTTTTGAAGGTGAAGTGGCCGAGGTTGCGACAACCGTGGAAGTGGAAGCGGTTGCTTGCTGagcggctgcagctttGCGAGTGATCTTGTCGTAATGGGTGAGATTGGACGAGCGCTGTCGCTTGCCCGGTCGAGCCGCACTCACATTGATGAGTGTGAGCAGCTTGAGTGTTGGATCCATATCCGTCGATGTAGTGCGTTGGAGGTgttcgagatggtggtcCCGCTGGAAGAATTaacaattcgtgattgctgcaTGACAAGCCacagagagagaagagaaAAAGCGCAACTGCAGACCGCGAAGCTGATCCGCGAAACAACCgagaaatcgtgaatcaaaCTCCCCGAAAAAAATGGAAAAGGGTCTCAGAtaactcacactcacgacttggtcgCGAGAggtgtgagtcgtgagtgtggagGATAATTGGAAAAATTTCACCATCCTGCCGTGGACATTTTTCTTGTCGAAAAAACAAAGTTAGCAGAACAGTCACCAGTCTGCGTTCTCAAACACGAAAGCGGCTCAGTCAAACGAAGCTATCAAGAAACGAAGAAacacaaatcgtgaatcgtgaatcgccGAAGTAGCCACCGATTGGCGAACTAGAGATATACAGCTTGTCTTTGATCAACCATTCATTCCGATCATACCAACTGGGCCGTGAAACAAGATGCCGCTCGCTCAGTCCAAAAACACCGTCGGTCTCGGAAGAGCCATCCTTAACAGAAAGGCAAAAGAAGCAAAACAACGAAACCAGACCGAGTTCCACACCACCGATATCAACAATTACGGCTCTGTGTCCAACCTTCGTTCCGTCACCCACCAGGGCGATCTTGAGGAGTTTCTCAACACCGCCTCTTTGGCCGATGCCGATTTCACTGCAGAGAGGAGGAACGGTGGCGTAACCATCATCACGGCTCCCGACCGCGAACGAACCCGCCACAACCCTTACTTGCTTACAGGTcaggaagagcaagaggtACTCAAAAAGCATGTTCAGAACAAGGAGCGTCTGCGTGTTCCCAGACGTCCCGAATGGACCAGTGCAACCACTCGTGCACAGCTCGAACGAGCCGAAAAGGACGGCTTCCTCGAGTGGAGGCGAGGTCTCGCGGAGCTGCAGGAGGGCGTTGGTTTGGTGCTCACGCCCTTTGAGAGGAACCTCGAGGTGTGGCGTCAGCTCTGGCGTGTCATCGAGCGAAGTCATCTCGTAGTGCAGATTGTTGATGCGAGGAATCCGCTCCGCTTCCGATGTGAGGATCTCGAAAAGTATGTCTCGAGTCTCGGCATCGGTTCCACCAACGGAATCGAATACCTCGGAGAGCACTCGGCGGAAAAGGGGCCTAGAAGGAATCTGCTCCTTATCAACAAGGCCGATCTGCTAGACGATGAGCAGAGAAAGTACTGGGCCGATTATTTTGACGCACAAGGCATTCAGTATGCATTCTTCAGTGCGGccaatgctgctgccatccaGCTTGCCCGCgcagaggaagaggagcgattgcgcctcgagcagctcaaactCGCAGAGCCAcaagatgacgacgacgacgacgacgaagatgacgaagatgacgaggaggaagaggaggaagaggaggagaaacatgttgatggtgagctggaagcatcctctgctgctgccgacgaAACGGCCAAGGATGCTAAGTCTCTGatcggccaagaagccagCGACCGTGTGCTGGACCACTCACAGGATGCTGTTCGCGACAGTTTGGTCGCCGAAAAGACGTCCGCACAAGATAACACAGTTGAcactgccgctgccgctgctgctatGCCCGCTACTCACGATCCAACTCGCGTGCTCAACGTGCTCGAACTCGAGGAGCTCTTCATGGCTTGCGCACCTTCTCTCGACGACTTTGCCATCGATGGCCAACCGGCACCCTCGAAACTAGTCGTTGGTCTTGTCGGATATCCAAACGTCGGTAAATCATCTACCATCAACGCGCTGCTCGGAGAAAAGAAGGTGTCGGTCTCGTCGACCCCTGGCAAAACGAAACACTTCCAGACCATCCATCTCTCTCCCACAACGGTACTATGTGATTGCCCCGGTCTCGTGTTCCCGCAGTTTGCCACCACGTCAGCAGAACTGGTTTGTGATGGCGTGCTGCCTATTGACCAGATGCGAGAGTACACTGCGCCCGCAGAATTGGTCGCCAAGAGGATTCCCAAAGATATCGTCGAAGGCACCTACGGTATCCGAATCGAGACGCTAACCGAAGAGGAGGGCGGTAACGGTGTACCTACCGGTCTCGAGATGCTTACCGCCTACGCCGTTGCCCGAGGCTACACGCGTCAAGGTCAGGGCAACCCAGACGAGTCGCGTGCAGTGAGATACGTCCTCAAAGACTATGTCAACGCCAAACTGCTCTACAGCCATCCACCACCTGGCATCGATGCGGATCTGTACAatgcagctcaacgagaACGTGCACGTGCAGCACTCGCCGGTCGCAAATACAATGCGTCTACAGCCGCAAACCTCGCCGAGTACGCCGATGCCACCAGCGGTGCTGCAGACATGGACGACCTTGATGCGGACCTTCAAACCGAGCTTGCCGCGCTGACGAAACGCCAAGGCTCAGGTGTGCCACGTCAATCGGCTAAATCCAAGGCGTTGGACTCGGCGTTTTTCGAAACCATGGCTTCGTCCAAACCGACGATCGTGGGAAGGACCGGCATGCCGACTGCCGCTATTCAGGGTAGGATCGCGAACGACGGTTCGGTGATTCGAAATGGCGGtgcgcaacagcagcagggtCAGTCGAACAGCAAGAAACACAACAAGGCGAACAAGCGGAAAAAACAGCGCTCAGGTGCTGGTTTTGATTGATTTCAGAAGCATCCATCATGCTTTTTTGTTCACATGTTTTTGTTCACATGGACACATCCGCTAATTCTATCACATTTCGTGGTTTGCCTTTTGACGGTCAGGAGTGTGTGGCTACTTGCAAGCTTGATTGAATGCGATGAGAAGAGACATGTGCGTGCGTGTGAAACGGTCTAGAACCCTCTGCTCTCCAAGAACGCCTTGACGTCGTTGACTCGATTCCCACGGATCTTCAACTTGCCACTTGACTGGACTTTGGCGCTCTGTACAGGATCCAAGTAGGTTGGGTTGCCCGTCCTATCCAACAGCTTGCGACCGGGTTTGGGCCTCAACGGTTTCTTGTTGACCTGGTTGAAGGGCGAGGCGTCTTGGCGCGTGTATGTTTCCGAGAGAAACAGCGAGAGGTCAGTCTGCAGGTCCGAGACGGAGCCTTGAATCTTGCGAACTTCGGTCATGATCCGCGTCCCGCCGTTGCGAACGTCGGTGTAGACGGGGAAGGACGAAAGCGTTTTTCCGACGCGAGGAACGAAGTAGCTATAGCGGACTGGCGTAGATCCATCTGAGGGGGAGCCGGCTTCGGatgaggtggaagcggtggaggaggaagaggaagaggaagagtatgaagaagaggaagaggaagacgaggatggtgcAGAGGCGTCGGTTGAGTTGGGACGAAAAGTGAGCTTGCTGGTTGATGCAATGACGGAGGTTGAGGCaaaggaagaagaggagaaTGTGGGTAGGCGAAGCGCCGTACGCAGGTTGGCGCGACCGATCAAAGCCATGCTTGCTGCCACTGTTGTATCGACGACTGGTGTGGGCGAAGAAAGCGTTGTATCAAGTGATatgatggcgatgatgcgGTATGTTCAAGTCAAAGGCGAGCAAagtaatcgtgaatcgtgaatgtaaGTAGCTTTCttccaagcgtgaaggtcGAAAAAATCACGGAATCCACTCGGCTCCGCCGACCCaaagcgtgaatcacgaatcacgaatcaagaattTGCCGCACATCTTTTGATGTTAACGCTATCCTTCTAACAATGATTGTAATTTTCCGTAaccgtgattcgtgattcgtgattcgtgattcgtgatttgtgtTCTTGTGGCCAGATGCGGAGAAGCCTTGAAGGCCCTTCCACTTCGCGGTTGGCCGCCGACGTGGCGCATTgctcacattcacgattcgtgattcacattcgtgattgagagAGCCTTGGAAGATCTGACGGCGCAAAACCCTCTGGAGAACCTGTCATCGACCGCCCACCCCCATCACTACCTGTGCTTCCACATCCTTCTCGTTTCAACGACAGCCACCCTCGCCAGCACACGCATACCGAAACCATGTCAGACTCGATCAAGGAATTCGTCGAGATCCCACAGAACTTCTTCCGCGAAGGAACGCACTTTGTCAACCGTTGCACAAAGCCGAATCGCAAAGGTGGGTCATTCAGTCACGCTCAAACACGTTGAATCTTGCGCCAAAGGCAAACCTCGAGCTCTAT comes from Mycosarcoma maydis chromosome 1, whole genome shotgun sequence and encodes:
- a CDS encoding rRNA-binding ribosome biosynthesis protein UTP25 (related to UTP25 - nucleolar protein required for 35S pre-RNA processing and 40S ribosomal subunit biogenesis), which encodes MDPTLKLLTLINVSAARPGKRQRSSNLTHYDKITRKAAAAQQATASTSTVVATSATSPSKRSKVAMVSDGSTSSPANAQDGAELVGEDSDEDEEDAATASSFSSSKQQKQKQSTAFDAHFGSDGPHAQIVSKLPESVTSLTWSTSRSTLPALATQIATSTPSIPDFDARQYRGQPQVKVLEAFNAFTAKKYTAPTPLHKALATTLASYADFCDANVALNDRPQYRQVLAMHAMSHIAKTRRRVLKNNEKLAKLAAANSASTDSDDLDLRDQGFTRPKVLILLPFRNSALEWVDLLTKFSLCSQVDNKSRFSKEYDLPEGAVDKLADPAVAAKYPQDHIANFAGNIDDSFKLGLKVTRKSLKLFSGFYDSDVIVASPLGLRLGIEKDKGDSDFLSSIEMLIVDQTDVISMQNWEHLEFVMERLNQIPRQSRDTDFSRVKQFYLDNRAAMFRQTVLLSAYDFPSLRSVYNHKLNNIAGKIRTIASTSETQAEMSRVVSGVRHMFSRFEAANPHAEPDLRFAHFTNKTLQQLSKSAIASSHTLIVVPSYFDFVRLDAFLREHNEKRKPGQTANLSYTSISEYSSPKDIRRARESFFSAKKRFLLLTERAHFYRRFKLRGVQTVVFYQLPQNARFFSEVLEFPFVTKADLAKGRGDAHDDEQEIDPNQVSTYVVYSKYDLMALEKVVGSEQAKQMVVADKATWKFV
- a CDS encoding putative 60S ribosomal biogenesis GTPase subunit, which codes for MPLAQSKNTVGLGRAILNRKAKEAKQRNQTEFHTTDINNYGSVSNLRSVTHQGDLEEFLNTASLADADFTAERRNGGVTIITAPDRERTRHNPYLLTGQEEQEVLKKHVQNKERLRVPRRPEWTSATTRAQLERAEKDGFLEWRRGLAELQEGVGLVLTPFERNLEVWRQLWRVIERSHLVVQIVDARNPLRFRCEDLEKYVSSLGIGSTNGIEYLGEHSAEKGPRRNLLLINKADLLDDEQRKYWADYFDAQGIQYAFFSAANAAAIQLARAEEEERLRLEQLKLAEPQDDDDDDDEDDEDDEEEEEEEEEKHVDGELEASSAAADETAKDAKSLIGQEASDRVLDHSQDAVRDSLVAEKTSAQDNTVDTAAAAAAMPATHDPTRVLNVLELEELFMACAPSLDDFAIDGQPAPSKLVVGLVGYPNVGKSSTINALLGEKKVSVSSTPGKTKHFQTIHLSPTTVLCDCPGLVFPQFATTSAELVCDGVLPIDQMREYTAPAELVAKRIPKDIVEGTYGIRIETLTEEEGGNGVPTGLEMLTAYAVARGYTRQGQGNPDESRAVRYVLKDYVNAKLLYSHPPPGIDADLYNAAQRERARAALAGRKYNASTAANLAEYADATSGAADMDDLDADLQTELAALTKRQGSGVPRQSAKSKALDSAFFETMASSKPTIVGRTGMPTAAIQGRIANDGSVIRNGGAQQQQGQSNSKKHNKANKRKKQRSGAGFD
- a CDS encoding mitochondrial 54S ribosomal protein mL49 (related to IMG2 - mitochondrial ribosomal protein of the large subunit); this encodes MALIGRANLRTALRLPTFSSSSFASTSVIASTSKLTFRPNSTDASAPSSSSSSSSSYSSSSSSSSTASTSSEAGSPSDGSTPVRYSYFVPRVGKTLSSFPVYTDVRNGGTRIMTEVRKIQGSVSDLQTDLSLFLSETYTRQDASPFNQVNKKPLRPKPGRKLLDRTGNPTYLDPVQSAKVQSSGKLKIRGNRVNDVKAFLESRGF